The region GCCGTAGCCGATGGCGGACGTCCATGCCCCCTCAGCGCAGGCGCACGTAGTACCGGTCCGCATCGTGCGGGAGCACCGGCGCGCCGTCCACCAGCAGGTCCGCCCGGTTCGCCGTGTCGTCGGCGGCGAAGTGCGCCCGCTCCCCGGCATGCCATCGACGCAGCTCGGGCAGGATCTCCGGCCCGTCCCGGGCGACCGCGCGAGCCAGCCGCAACGGCGCGGGCGCGGTGACGAACACCGCCAGGGTCAGCTCCGGCCCGATCACCGCCCGCGCCGCGCTGACCCCCTCCAGCACCAACACCGACGCCACCGGAACCGGAACCGGTCGGGCCAGAAAGCGTCGCCGCACCCAGCTGTACCGCTGGTAGGCCCCCGGCCTCCCCGCACGCAGCGGGCCAAGCACCCCCTCGTCGAGCCGGGGCCAGAAGGTGACCTGGTCGTCCCACCCGTCGAGCAGGTCGTCGGTGTGCACCACCGGTGGTCGGCCGCCGGACAGCGACGCCAGGGCGTCCGCGAGGCGCGCGGCGAACCGGCTCTTGCCCGCGCCGCTCGGCCCGTCGACCGCGACCAGCCGGGTCCGCCCCAACCGTGCCGGGCCCGCGAGCACCCGACAAGCCAATTCGGCGTACGCCTCGACAACCGCCACGGTCGGCCGACCAGTTTCCGGATTCAGTGCAGCCTCGCGTCGTGCAGCCTCGCGTCGTGCAGCCTCGCGTCGTGCAGCCTCGCGTCGTGCAGCCTCGCGTCGTGCATCACCGCAGTATGCCGCCAGGGCCGTTGGACAGGGCTATCGACTCCGGATCATCGAAATCGCGGTATCCAGGTCGCTGGGACACCGCGATTCCGTGAAGCCGAGTGGATCATCGGTCTCTGCGCGCCCGCCGGGCGGACTGACACGTCCGGCTGACCGCCCCTGGCCGGCCGCCGTCACGTCCGGGGGAATTGGGGCGGCGACGGGTGACGGGCGGCCCGTTCGCCGCCGTGGCTGCCACCGAATCGGCATCATCGGGTGGTGCTCCGAGACGTAATGAGCCCCGGTATCGACGCCCTGCTCGAACAGGCCCGAGCCGGGCTGCACCGACTGACTCCGCAACAGACCGTCGAGGCGGTCCGCGGCGGTGCGCTGCTGGTCGACACCCGCACCGAGCTGCAACGCCGTGAACAGGGCGACCTGCCGGGCGCTGTCGTCATCGACCGGACCGTACTGGAATGGCGACTCGATCCGGCCAGCGCCTGGCGGATCCCGGAGGCCACCGGTTACGACCGGGAGATCGTGCTGGTGTGCCGGCAGGGCTACAGCTCCAGCCTGGCCGCCGCCAGTCTGCAGACCCTCGGGCTGCGCCGGGCAACCGACATGATCGGCGGTGTTGACGCCTGGCTGGCCGCCGGCCTGCCGACGACCGACCGCCCCGCCGACATCCGCCCCTGATTGCCCCACCCGCCCACCCGGCTGAACCTCACCACTCACCTAGTCACGCCCATCCGCTCAGGCGGCCGGTTCAAGATCGTGCTCGATCCAGGGAAGAGGCCCCTCCCGTCGCCCATGAGGCCACTACAACAAGGATCGAGCACGATCACTCGTCGCTGCCCGCACCCCACGCTCCGCATGGAATGGACGGCCGTCAGGCCGGTGGCGCTCCGCATGAAATGGACGGCCGTCAGGAGTGACCGGCCGGGTGGGATAGGGCGACGGGCCGCCAGGACGGTGGCCCGCCGGGCGGGATAGGGCGACGGGCCGTCAGGACGGTGGCGGGCCTGGTGGGATGAACGGGAGGCCGGCGGGTGGGCCGGCTTCGATGAGTTGCCAGAGCCCGTCGGTGTCCAGGTGTTCCTCGACCAGGTCGCCGAGCAGGTCGAGCGAGCGTTCCCGGGCGACGGCGAAGCTGGTGGCCGGTGCCACCCGGAACCCGGTACGGCCGGCGAGGCGAGCCGCCTCGGTGAGGAACCATCGGCGGAACTCGTCGGACTCGAACGCCCCGTGCCAGTGCGTGCCGTGCACCACCCCGAGCACGGCTCCTTCGCCGACACCGTCGTCGCCGGTCAGCAGTGGAGTCAGGGTGGGTTCGGTCTGCGAGACGTACCCGTGGTGAATCTCGTAGCCACGCACCGGGAGGCCGCCCTGCGCGGTGCCCGCCGACTGCCGGACGGTCTTGCGCGGATCGAAGGTGATCTCGATGGGCAGCAGGCCGAGCCCCGGCACACTGCCCCGTCGGCTCTCCACCGGGTCGTGGATGGCCCGGCCGAGCATCTGGAAACCGCCGCAGAGGCCGAGCACCGGTTTGCCCGCCGCCACGTGAGCGGTCACCGCGTCGGCGAGGCCGGTCTCGCGCAACCAGGCGAGGTCGGTGACAGTGGACTTGGAGCCGGGCAGGACGACGAGGTCGGCGGCGGCCAGTTCGGCTGGTTCGATGGTGAGGCGTACGCGGACGCCCGGCTCGGCGGCCAGCGCCTCCACGTCGGTGGCGTTGCTGATCCGGGGCAGCCGCACGACCGCCACGTCGAGCCATTCGGTGCCGTGCGGGGCGGCCGGGCGGCCCAGCACCCGGCCGTAGGCGAGGGAGTCCTCCGCGTCGAGCCACAGGTCCAGCGCCCAGGGCACCACCCCGTACGTGCGGCGGCCGGTGACGTGACGCAGCATGTCCAACCCGGGCTGGAGCAGCCCGAGGTCACCCCGGAACTTGTTGATCACGAAGCCGGCGATCAGCGCCTGGTCGGCGGGGTCGAGCAGCGCCACGGTGCCGAACATCGAGGCGAATACGCCGCCCCGGTCGATGTCGCCGACCACGATGGTGGGCAGGTTGGCGTGTCGGGCCAACCCCATGTTGACGTAGTCACCGGCCCGCAGGTTGATCTCGGCAGGGCTGCCGGCACCCTCGCAGATCACCACGTCGTACGTGTCCCTCAGCTCGGCCAGCGCCGCGTACGCGGTCTCGGCGAGGCGGGGACGCAGGTGCCGGAACGTGCCGGCGGTGATGGTGTCGACGGCCTCGCCGAGGAGCACCACCTGACTGGCCAGGTCACTGCCCGGCTTGAGCAGCACCGGGTTGAACCGCAGGTCGGGTGCGAGCCCGCAGGCGGCGGCCTGCATGGCCTGGGCGCGCCCGATCTCACCGCCGCGCCCGTCCGGCCCGACGACCACCGCCGAGTTGTTGGACATGTTCTGCGCCTTGTACGGGGCGACCTTCACGCCCTGGCGGTGCAGCCAGCGGCAGATCCCGGCCGTGAGCACGCTCTTGCCGGCGTCGGAGGTCGTGCCCGCGACCAGCAGGCCGCCGTTCACCGGCTGCTCCCCCGCGCCGCCCGGCCAGCCCGCCGCTCGTGCTCGCCGACCGCAGCCAGCCCGCGCCCTCCGGCCACGACACCGAGCCCGCTGCGACGCACCACGGCGCCCAGCCCACGCGGGCCCACGGCGATGAGCCCACGCGGGCCCACGGCACCCAGCCCACGTCGACCCACGGCGCCCAGCCCACGCCGACCCACGGCGCCCAGCCCACGCCGGCCCAGCGCGCCGGCCAGGCGGCCGAGGGTCACCGGGTACGCGGCGGCCAGCCCGACCGCTGCCAGCCCGACCGCGCCGGAGATCCGGGCGGCGCGCTTCAGGTGTCGCGCCTCCGGGCGGGGGCCGTCGCCGAGGAAGGGCCGCACTTCGGAGCGCCCGAAGTAGACGTTGCGGCCACCGAGACGGACGCCGAGCGCCCCGGCCATCGCCGCCTCGCACTGACCGGCGTTGGGGCTCGGGTGGTCGTTGCGGTCACGCCGCCACACCCGCCACGCCTGCTGCCGATCCCCGTGTGCGACAGGCGCGACGGCGATGGTGAGCAGCCCGGTCAGCCGGGACGGCACCAGGTTGAGCACGTCGTCCAGCCGCGCGGCCGGGGTGCCGAACCGCGCGTACCGCGCCGACCGGTGCCCGACCATCGCGTCGAGGGTGTTCGCCGCGCGGTAGCCCAGCAGCCCGGGCAGGCCGGCGACCGCACCCCAGACCAACGGGGCCACGACCGCGTCGGAGGTGTTCTCGGCGACCGACTCGACCGTGGCGCGGGCCAGCTCCGACTCGTCCAGCGTCGACGGGTCACGCCCGCAGAGGTGACCGAGGCGTCGACGGGCAGCGGGCAGGTCACCGGCGCGCAGCGTCCGACCCATGACGGTGGCTTCCTGCCGCAGCGTGCGCCCACCCAACACGCTCCACGTGCCGGCGGCCACGAGCACCGCGCGGGCCACCGGCCGGTTCCGGGTAGCCGCCGCGGCGGCCACCCCGAGCAGCACCGGAGCACCCACGGCCAGTGCGGTGAACGCCGTACCCGCCGACCGGTCCGGCCGGTAGAGGCGGCGTTCCAATGCCCCGGCGGCCTGACCGAAGCCGGCCACCGGATGCCACCGGCGCGGGTCACCGAGCAGCCTGTCCAGCGCGTACCCGGCCAGCAACCCCACCGCGTTCGCCACCGGCGCTGTTCGTCGCACCCGCACCACCTCCGGCCGGCCAGCCTAGACGAGCACCCGGTGAACCAGCCCGGCCCACGGTGCCTCACCACCCACGTGCGGCTCGCGCATCGCCCGGACGGACCAGCCCTGGGCAGGCTGCCGCCACGCGGGGTGGCGACGCCGCTCGCGCCGCCACCCCGCCCCCGTCGTGCCGTCCGGCCTCCACCACGCCGCAGACCGCCGACCGCTGACCGCCCGGCTGTGGCCCGACCCGCGGTGGCCGGACCGACCGGTCAGGCCGGCTGCGGCAGCCGGCCTCGGCCGCGCCGCCCCCGACCGGTCGGCGCGGGCTCCGGCTGACGGTCGTCGGGTGCCGAGGCCAACTCGTCGTCCGAGTCGTCGTCGGTGTGATCGTCGTCCTCCCCGGGTGGAGGGGCGAACTCGTCGTCGAGGTCCGGCAGGACGCTGGCCGGGCCGATCTGGCTTCCGGTCGCGGCGCCATCGGCGTCGAGGAACGGGCTGGTACGCACCGCGACGTAGTCGGGTAACTCGAACTCGTCGTCCAGCGCGCGGTCGTCGGACAGCACGGGCGCCTGCTCGGCCGGCACCGGCTCGGTCGGTTCGCCGTGCACACGGCCCTCGGCCTCCGCGTCCTCCACGGTGCTGGTCGCGACGCTGGGCCGGTTGCGCAGGAACCGGGCTCGGCCCCGGGACAGGTCGTGACCGACGGCGACCGCCTCCAACTCGTAGAGGGTGCGGTGGTTGCCGGCGTCGTCGGTCCAGTCTCGGGTGTAGAGCCGGCCGCAGACCACCACCGGGTCACCGACCATGACCGAGGCAGCCACCCCTTCGGCGAGCTTGCGCCAGCAGTTGACGCGGACGCGCAGCGAATTGCCGTCGACCCACCGGCCGGTGTCGCGGTCGAGCCGTCGGGCGGTCGAGGCGACCTTGAAGTTGGCCACCAGGGTGTTGCTCTGGGTGGTGCGCCGCCACTCGGGTGCGGTCAGAACATTACCGACAATAGTGACATAAGTGTCGAACATCGTCCCTCCAGGGAAGATCGGGGCCTGCCAGCGCGAGTCGACTCGACACCGAGCCTCTGCGCTGCGGGCGACCGCCACCAGCGCCCATCCGCGACCTGTGGACGACGAACCCACCTGTGGACAAAGCCCTGATCATGCCCCGATGTGGTACGCCCGACCCGCCCGGATGACCGTCGGCGGTTTCCGGGGCTGCCCGAACTGGGTATGGATTTGATCAACGCACCACCGACAGCTGCACGTCGACGAGAGGTCAGCGCCATGATGATCACCAACATCGGCTCCGCGAACGCTTCCGAGGCGCGGCGATGAGCGCCGTGGCCAACCCCGCCACCGTGGCCGAGTGCCTGCGGGTTGGTGCCGGGTTCTCGCAGGGTGACCGCAACTGGATCGCCGAGCAGTTCGCCACCCTCGACGCCCGGCTGGCCAGCTTCCACGCGGACGCCACCGAGCTTGAGGTGTCGGTGAAGGACCGGGAGGCCCGTGGCCAGAAGGTCACCCTGGAGTGCTGGATCGCCGGCCGACAGAAGATCGTCACCACCTCCGCGGAAGAGGACCTGCACGCCGCGCTCAACGACGTCCGCGACGACCTGCGCCGCCGACTCAACGACGCGAAGACCCGCCAGGAGCCCCGGCACAACAAGCACCTGCGCGACCTCCCGCAACCGCAGGCCGAGCTGAACCCGGAAAACGACCAGGAGCAGATCCCGGCCGCCGACCCGAGCCGCGAAGCGCCGACGCCGACGCCGAACTGAGCTGACTTTCACCCCTCCGAGTCGATCATGGAATTGTGGTGGGCACTCGATCCACAATCACCCCTTTTGCGGGCCACCACAACTCCATGATCGACCGGGGCGGGCGGGAGGGCTGCGGGGGCGCGGGGGCGTGGGCTACCGCTGGGTAGGTTGGCGGCGTAGCGTCGCGGTCGTGGAACCGGACGTGTTGGGGCCGCCGTACGAGCGGCAGACGATCGACCTGGGCACCGACGACGAGGGCCCGGTCGTCGCGACACTGGTCCGGCGGCGCGCCGAGCGCCCGACCGGGCGGGCCGTGCTCTACGTGCACGGCTTCGTCGACTACTTCTTCCAGACCCACCTGGCTGACTTCTTCGCCGAGCGCGGATGGGACTTCTACGCGCTCGACCTGCGCAAATACGGTCGCAGTCTGCTTCCCGGCCAGACCCCGAACTTCTGCCGCGACATCAGCGACTACTTCCCCGAGCTGGACGCCGCCGCCGAGATCATCCGCAAGGACGACGGCCACGACACCCTGTTGGCGATGGGCCACTCCACCGGCGGCCTGATCCTCTCGCTCTGGGCGGACGCCCGCCGCGACTCCGGCACCGTCGACGGCCTGGTGCTCAACAGCCCCTTCTTCGACCTGAACGCTCCCTGGGCGGTCCGTCGACCCCTCGCGGCCGCCGTCGCCCGGCTGGGCCGCAGGGCGCCGCACCGCATCCTGCCGTTCGGGCTCGGCACTGTGTACGGCGAGAGCCTCCACTCCGACCACCGCGGCGAGTGGACCTATGACCTGGCGTGGAAGCCCCTGGCCGGGTTCCCGGTGCGGGCGGGCTGGCTGAACGCGATCCGCACCGGTCAACGCCGGCTGCGCGCCGGCCTGGACATCCAGGCGCCGGTGCTGCTGGCCTGCTCGACCCGCTCCTTCCGGGGCACCCGCTGGAACGACAACGCGACCCTGGCCGACGCCGTGCTGGACGTCGAACACATGGTCAGGTACGCGCCCCGCCTCGGCCGCCACGTCACCCTCGCCCGCTTCGACGGCGGGCTGCACGACCTCACCCTCTCCGGCCCCGCGGTACGGAAGAAGGTCTTCGACGAGGTGGGCCGCTGGGCCGAGGCGTTCCTCGCCGCCGGCCCCACCGCCCCCGCCGACCAGAGGCGTGTGCCCAACCAGCGCGGCTGAGCAGAGTGGGCGGCGGTCCGGGACGTCGCTCAGACGTCGCCGGGCGTCACCGGGAGGACCGCGCGGATCCGGTCGAAGGTCGCCACCGGGTGACCGTCGACGCCGGGTAGCACCAGCCCGAGGCAGTACAACGAGACCTCCCCCGTCGCGTCGGGCTGCACGATGAAGACCGGCGCGCCGACGTACCCAGGTGGCAGTTCGGTGGTGATCCGCACGGCGTCCCCGGCGCGGACCACGCGCTCGATCGCGACCTCGAGCGGCCGGGAGCCGTCTTCGCGTACCCCCAGGGCCAGCACGAAAGCGGAACCGGCGTCGGCGCCGAGGCGGGCGACCACCTCGGGCCCGGCGGCGATCCCCGCCGGCACCGGCTGGACGCGCCAGCGCCAGCCGCTGTCGCCGGCGTAGCGGTGCAGGCCGCCGGTCGGCAACACCGCGACCCCGTCACCCGGGAAACGGGCCCAGCCGGGCACGATCTCGGCCTCGGACACGACCGCCGGGGCGACCCCGGCCGGCTCGGTGACGCTCGCCCGCAACCCCAGCTCACCACCCGACGCGCCCACCAGGTCGGCCGCCGTCAGCAGCGACTCCCCCACCGGGTCGTCACCGTCCTGGAAGAAGAAGGCGGTGCCGAAGGCGTCGCCCGACCGGTACGGCAGGATGGCGCGACCGACGACCTGGCACAGCTCGTAGGCGACGTCGCTCTCGGAGTCGGAATCCAGCAACACCAGGCAACGGTACGGTCCACGGTCACACCGGTTCCGGGTAACCCGGATGCCCGCCGCAGGGCCGACGTGAGACCCTGCTCGGCAACGTGGACGCGGGC is a window of Micromonospora sp. WMMD961 DNA encoding:
- a CDS encoding HPF/RaiA family ribosome-associated protein, with amino-acid sequence MSAVANPATVAECLRVGAGFSQGDRNWIAEQFATLDARLASFHADATELEVSVKDREARGQKVTLECWIAGRQKIVTTSAEEDLHAALNDVRDDLRRRLNDAKTRQEPRHNKHLRDLPQPQAELNPENDQEQIPAADPSREAPTPTPN
- a CDS encoding rhodanese-like domain-containing protein; translated protein: MSPGIDALLEQARAGLHRLTPQQTVEAVRGGALLVDTRTELQRREQGDLPGAVVIDRTVLEWRLDPASAWRIPEATGYDREIVLVCRQGYSSSLAAASLQTLGLRRATDMIGGVDAWLAAGLPTTDRPADIRP
- a CDS encoding cobyric acid synthase codes for the protein MNGGLLVAGTTSDAGKSVLTAGICRWLHRQGVKVAPYKAQNMSNNSAVVVGPDGRGGEIGRAQAMQAAACGLAPDLRFNPVLLKPGSDLASQVVLLGEAVDTITAGTFRHLRPRLAETAYAALAELRDTYDVVICEGAGSPAEINLRAGDYVNMGLARHANLPTIVVGDIDRGGVFASMFGTVALLDPADQALIAGFVINKFRGDLGLLQPGLDMLRHVTGRRTYGVVPWALDLWLDAEDSLAYGRVLGRPAAPHGTEWLDVAVVRLPRISNATDVEALAAEPGVRVRLTIEPAELAAADLVVLPGSKSTVTDLAWLRETGLADAVTAHVAAGKPVLGLCGGFQMLGRAIHDPVESRRGSVPGLGLLPIEITFDPRKTVRQSAGTAQGGLPVRGYEIHHGYVSQTEPTLTPLLTGDDGVGEGAVLGVVHGTHWHGAFESDEFRRWFLTEAARLAGRTGFRVAPATSFAVARERSLDLLGDLVEEHLDTDGLWQLIEAGPPAGLPFIPPGPPPS
- a CDS encoding alpha/beta hydrolase gives rise to the protein MEPDVLGPPYERQTIDLGTDDEGPVVATLVRRRAERPTGRAVLYVHGFVDYFFQTHLADFFAERGWDFYALDLRKYGRSLLPGQTPNFCRDISDYFPELDAAAEIIRKDDGHDTLLAMGHSTGGLILSLWADARRDSGTVDGLVLNSPFFDLNAPWAVRRPLAAAVARLGRRAPHRILPFGLGTVYGESLHSDHRGEWTYDLAWKPLAGFPVRAGWLNAIRTGQRRLRAGLDIQAPVLLACSTRSFRGTRWNDNATLADAVLDVEHMVRYAPRLGRHVTLARFDGGLHDLTLSGPAVRKKVFDEVGRWAEAFLAAGPTAPADQRRVPNQRG
- a CDS encoding single-stranded DNA-binding protein yields the protein MFDTYVTIVGNVLTAPEWRRTTQSNTLVANFKVASTARRLDRDTGRWVDGNSLRVRVNCWRKLAEGVAASVMVGDPVVVCGRLYTRDWTDDAGNHRTLYELEAVAVGHDLSRGRARFLRNRPSVATSTVEDAEAEGRVHGEPTEPVPAEQAPVLSDDRALDDEFELPDYVAVRTSPFLDADGAATGSQIGPASVLPDLDDEFAPPPGEDDDHTDDDSDDELASAPDDRQPEPAPTGRGRRGRGRLPQPA